The following are from one region of the Silurus meridionalis isolate SWU-2019-XX chromosome 25, ASM1480568v1, whole genome shotgun sequence genome:
- the mrm1 gene encoding rRNA methyltransferase 1, mitochondrial, with product MWTAACRFSRLIQNNTNLEVNALYHNSKNVFGPKDPGLKVSQRVRRNPIKSSGRLSRSVYPSTESSGDDGASGSVRSVSSELQKLSLEDFRKPEPEPQKPPKRVKNSVTDARLQKENRDELVFGVGPCLLALTLGKRKLAQLFVQRREGAQRNSVENVCDAAVKRGVPIKHITKREMEKMVGGAVHQGLCLQASPLSFLTEEKSSCQQNNRQSGKPSPLWLVLDGVQDPMNLGSILRSAYFLGVDRVASSIRNSCPLTPVVSKASSGVMELMDVYGYKNLADIVKIKLNQGWKAVGTIGSEETSSGVPVVPCSDFKMSKPTLLLMGGEGFGLSPELRELCEVFLTVPSRGDLHPAVDSLNVSVATGILLHSLLSSCRTGQ from the exons ATGTGGACAGCTGCCTGTAGATTCTCACGTCTTattcaaaacaacacaaatttgGAGGTAAATGCACTGTATCACAACTCCAAAAATGTCTTCGGTCCAAAAGACCCTGGTTTgaaggtttctcagcgggtaaGGCGCAACCCTATCAAGTCCTCAGGTCGTCTTTCCAGAAGCGTTTATCCTTCTACGGAATCATCAGGTGATGATGGGGCATCTGGATCTGTGCGCAGTGTCTCCTCCGAACTCCAGAAGCTCAGCTTGGAGGACTTCAGAAAGCCAGAACCAGAGCCTCAGAAGCCACCTAAGAGAGTCAAGAACAGCGTCACTGACGCCCGTCTCCAGAAAGAGAATCGAGACGAGTTGGTGTTTGGGGTTGGCCCTTGTTTACTAGCCTTGACTCTGGGGAAACGTAAGCTTGCTCAGCTTTTTGTGCAGCGCAGGGAAGGAGCTCAGAGGAACTCTGTGGAGAATGTTTGTGACGCAGCGGTCAAGCGAGGAGTTCCGATTAAGCATATCACTAAGAGGGAGATGGAGAAGATGGTCGGTGGTGCGGTCCACCAGGGATTGTGCCTTCAAGCCAGTCCATTGAGTTTCCTCACTGAGGAGAAATCCAGCTGTCAGCAGAATAATCGGCAATCTGGAAAACCCAGTCCACTGTGGCTTGTCCTAGATGGGGTCCAGGATCCGATGAACCTCGGTTCCATTCTCCGCTCTGCATATTTTCTTGGAGTGGACAGAGTAGCTAGTAGCATTCGCAACAG CTGTCCGTTAACTCCAGTGGTGAGCAAAGCCAGCTCAGGAGTGATGGAGCTCATGGATGTATATGGCTATAAGAACTTGGCTGACATTGTAAAG ATAAAACTCAATCAAGGGTGGAAAGCAGTCGGCACTATCGGTTCTGAAGAGACGAGCTCTGGAGTCCCTGTTGTTCCATGTTCCGACTTCAAGATGTCCAAACCTACGCTGTTGCTAATGG GTGGCGAGGGTTTCGGGTTGTCTCCTGAGCTACGTGAGCTGTGCGAAGTCTTCCTTACTGTTCCTTCCAGAGGAGACCTTCACCCAGCCGTGGACTCGCTCAACGTCTCTGTAGCCACAG GCATCCTACTGCATTCTCTTCTCTCATCATGTAGAACTGGCCAATAA